From the genome of Anopheles moucheti chromosome 3, idAnoMoucSN_F20_07, whole genome shotgun sequence, one region includes:
- the LOC128303699 gene encoding U6 snRNA-associated Sm-like protein LSm2, protein MLFYSFFKSLVGKDVVVELKNDLSICGTLHSVDQYLNIKLTDISVTDPEKYPHMLSVKNCFIRGSVVRYVQLPGDEVDTQLLQDAARKEAVTSVR, encoded by the exons atg CTTTTCTATTCCTTTTTCAAATCCCTGGTAGGGAAGGACGTTGTAGTTGAATTGAAGAATGATCTAAG CATTTGTGGCACGTTACATTCGGTGGATCAGTACCTGAACATAAAGCTCACAGATATCAGTGTGACCGATCCGGAAAAGTATCCACACATGCTGTCGGTAAAGAATTGTTTCATCCGTGGTTCAGTTGTAAGGTATGTGCAACTGCCTGGCGACGAAGTGGACACACAACTGCTGCAAGATGCTGCACGAAAAGAAGCTGTAACAAGCGTACGATAA
- the LOC128304460 gene encoding ATP synthase subunit alpha, mitochondrial, producing the protein MSMISARLAASVARSLPRTASQVAKIAVPAVSVAARNFHVSTANRGAEISTILEERILGSAPKADLEETGRVLSIGDGIARVYGLKNIQADEMVEFSSGLKGMALNLEPDNVGVVVFGNDKLIKEGDIVKRTGAIVDVPVGDEILGRVVDALGNAIDGKGEIKTKQRFRVGIKAPGIIPRVSVREPMQTGIKAVDSLVPIGRGQRELIIGDRQTGKTALAIDTIINQKRFNDGQDESKKLYCIYVAIGQKRSTVAQIVKRLTDAGAMNYTIIVSATASDAAPLQYLAPYSGCAMGEYFRDNGKHALIIYDDLSKQAVAYRQMSLLLRRPPGREAYPGDVFYLHSRLLERAAKMSPTLGGGSLTALPVIETQAGDVSAYIPTNVISITDGQIFLETELFYKGIRPAINVGLSVSRVGSAAQTKAMKQVAGSMKLELAQYREVAAFAQFGSDLDAATQQLLNRGVRLTELLKQGQYVPMAIEEQVAVIYCGVRGYLDKMDPSKITKFEKEFLAHVKTNEKALLQQIASEGKISDDADAKLKSIVTSFMSTFSA; encoded by the exons CATCCTCGAGGAGCGCATCCTTGGATCGGCCCCGAAGGCTGATCTGGAGGAAACTGGCCGTGTGCTCAGCATCGGTGACGGTATTGCCCGTGTGTACGGTCTGAAGAATATCCAGGCCGATGAGATGGTGGAATTCTCCTCCGGTCTTAAG GGTATGGCCCTTAACTTGGAGCCGGATAACGTCGGTGTGGTCGTGTTCGGTAACGACAAGCTGATCAAGGAAGGCGATATTGTCAAGCGTACTGGTGCTATCGTCGATGTGCCGGTCGGCGATGAAATCTTGGGCCGCGTCGTTGATGCCCTCGGTAACGCCATCGATGGAAAGGGTGAAATCAAGACGAAGCAGCGCTTCCGTGTCGGTATTAAGGCCCCGGGTATCATCCCCCGTGTGTCTGTGCGCGAACCTATGCAGACCGGTATTAAGGCCGTAGACTCGCTTGTGCCGATTGGTCGCGGTCAGCGTGAGCTGATCATTGGCGATCGTCAGACTGG TAAGACCGCTCTGGCCATCGATACCATCATCAACCAGAAGCGATTCAACGACGGACAAGATGAGTCGAAGAAGCTGTACTGTATCTACGTCGCCATCGGTCAGAAGCGTTCCACCGTCGCCCAGATCGTGAAGCGTCTGACTGATGCTGGTGCGATGAACTACACCATCATCGTATCCGCCACTGCTTCGGATGCTGCTCCGTTGCAGTACCTAGCGCCGTACTCTGGTTGCGCCATGGGTGAATATTTCCGTGACAACGGCAAGCACGCCCTGATCATCTACGACGATTTGTCGAAGCAGGCCGTCGCCTACCGTCAgatgtcgctgctgctgcgtcgTCCCCCAGGTCGTGAGGCCTACCCGGGTGATGTGTTCTATCTGCATTCGCGTCTGCTTGAGCGTGCGGCCAAGATGAGCCCGACGCTCGGAGGCGGTTCGCTCACTGCCCTGCCCGTCATTGAGACACAGGCCGGTGATGTGTCCGCTTACATTCCAACCAACGTCATCTCGATCACAGACGGACAGATCTTCTTGGAGACTGAGTTGTTCTACAAGGGTATCCGACCAGCCATTAACGTCGGTTTGTCCGTATCGCGTGTCGGTTCCGCTGCTCAGACCAAGGCCATGAAGCAGGTCGCCGGTTCGATGAAGCTGGAACTTGCCCAGTACCGTGAGGTAGCTGCCTTCGCCCAGTTCGGTTCGGATTTGGATGCCGCCACTCAGCAACTGCTGAACCGTGGTGTGCGTCTGACCGAGCTGCTGAAGCAGGGTCAGTATGTGCCAATGGCCATCGAAGAGCAGGTCGCCGTTATCTACTGCGGTGTCCGTGGTTACCTGGACAAGATGGACCCAAGCAAGATCACCAAGTTCGAGAAGGAATTCCTGGCCCATGTCAAGACGAACGAGAAGGCGCTGCTGCAACAGATTGCCTCGGAGGGCAAGATCTcggatgatgctgatgctaAGCTGAAATCTATTGTCACCAGCTTCATGTCCACCTTCTCCGCCTAA